The DNA segment CGGGCTGGGCAGGTTGAAGGGATGGAAGTCATGGACCTCCACGTCCGCCAGACCCGGCACGCTGGGGGCCTGCTGGGGGGTCAGGCCGCGCCCGTCGGGGCTGGGACGGCTGGCGATGGTGCCGCCGGTATGGATCACCGCGAGACGCTTGCTGGGACGCTGCTGCTGCACAGTGGAACGTTGCATACGGGGCATTGTGGGGCCTGACGCGGGCCGGAACGCCACACATCTGATACCGAATCTAATTTCCAGAAGTTTTTCAACACTTGAAATCCGAACGGGAAGAAGAGCGTCCTCGCTTCGAACTGTCCCAGTCATAGGAAGGAGGGGAGGAGTAGCTCGATACGGACGCGCTCCCACGACGACAGTCTGTTCATGACGAGAGTGAGCAGGAGAAAAACATCCCTCCGGGCGTGGAGTGCAGAAATCGGGACAGCGCCGACTCCTGCCGCGTTATGGACGGAACCCGTATGACCAGCCGCCCCCAGGCGGGGAGGACTTGCATTACACTGGAATAAAGGTGAAATGGAATGACTGCATATAGACGTCCGCTGGACGTGGTGATCCTTGCGGCGGGACAGGGAACCCGCATGAATTCGGCCCTCCCCAAGGTGCTGCATCCCGTGGCGGGCCGCCCGATGGTGGCCTGGGCCGTGAAGGCGGCGCGTGAACTGGGCGCACGAAACGTCGTGGTGGTGACCGGGCACGGCGCAGAAAAAGTAGAGATGACGCTGGGGGGGCAGGGTGTCGTTTTTGCCCGCCAGGAACAGCGGCTGGGCACTGGCCACGCCTTCATCTGCGGCATCGACGTGCTGGTCGATTCGCTTCAGGGCAATGGCCATGAGGACGCGGACGTGCTGGTGCTGTACGGCGATACGCCGCTTCTGCGCTCCGGGACGCTGGAAGCCATGCTGGAAGACCACCGCGCGCGTGGCAGCGCCCTGACCATCCTGACCGGAGAACTGCCGGACGCCACTGGCTACGGGCGCATCATCCGCGACGCGCAGGGCGACGTGGTGCGCATCGTTGAGCAAAAAGACGCCACGCCCGAGGAAGAGGCGGTGGGCGAATTCAACAGCGGCGTGTACCTGATGGACTCGCGGGCGGGGGAACTGGCCCACCGCATCGGCAACGACAACGCGGCAGGCGAGTATTACCTGACCGATCTACTGGGTCTGTATCGGGCCGAGGGCGAGGCCGCCCACGCCTTCAAACTCGCCGATCCCGACGAAGTGATGGGCGCGAACGACCGCACTGGTCTGGCTGAACTGGAGGCTATTCTGCGCCGCCGCACCAACGCCGCACATATGCGCGCGGGCGTGACCCTGCAAGACCCCGAGCGCATCAGCATCGAGGACAGCGTGCAGATCGCCCGCGACGTGACCCTGGAACCCGGCGTGATCCTGCGCGGACAGACGGTGCTGGCCGGAGGCGTCACCATCGGCGCGTACAGCATCGTCACCGACAGCGTGCTGGAGGCGGGCGTGGTGGTCAAGCCCCACAGTGTTTTGGAGGGCGCACACGTCGGCGCGGGCAGCGATGTGGGGCCGTTTGCCCGCCTGCGCCCCGGCAGCGTGCTGGGCGCGGGCGTGCATATCGGCAACTTCGTGGAGACCAAGAACGCCCGTCTGGACGCCGGGGTCAAGGCCGGACATCTGGCCTACCTGGGCGACGTGAGCATTGGCGCGGAAACCAATGTCGGCGCGGGGACGATTGTCGCCAATTACGACGGCATCAACAAGCACCCCAGCGTGATCGGCGCGGGCGTCTTCATCGGCAGCAACAGCACCATTATCGCGCCGCGTACGGTGGGCGACGCTGCCTTTATCGCCGCCGGGAGTGCCGTCCACGACGACATCCCCGAGGGTGCGATGGCCGTGGCCCGTGGAAAGCAGCGCAATATCGAAGGCTGGTCGAAGCGGTACTGGGGCGGCATGCGCGACAAGGTAGAGAAGAAATTGCCGTGGCTGGCTGGCTGGCTGGAACGGCAGGGGTAAAAGAAGGAGAGGGGGCCAGTGACGCGAATCACAGCCCCCTCTCCTCTTCAACCGGGCTTCAGCGTGAGCGCAGGGTCGTCTGTGTGGCGCTCATGAACTCGGCGCGGGTGCGGGGATCGTCCCGGAACACGCCGCGCATGGCGCTGGTGGTGGTGGAAGAATTCTGCTTTTGCACGCCGCGCATCGCCATGCACAGGTGGGTGCCTTCCATCAGCACCGCCACGCCCTTGGGGGCCAGCAGTTCCACCACGGCGTCGGCCAGTTGGGTGGTAATGCGCTCCTGTACCTGCAAACGCCGGGCGTACAGGTCCACGATCCGCGCGAACTTGCTCAGGCCCAGGATCTTGCCGTCGGGAATGTAGGCGATGTGCGCCCGGCCATAAAACGGCAGCATGTGGTGTTCGCACATGGAATAGAACTCGATATCCTTGACGATCACCATCTCGCTGCCCTCGGCCTCGAAGACGGCGTTTCCAGCGGCTTCCTCCAGGGTCATGCGGTAGCCGTCAGTCAGGAAGTTCCAGGCTTTGGCGACGCGGTGGGGGGTTTTAAGCAGCCCCTCGCGCGTGGGGTCTTCACCCATCGCACTGAGCCACTGTTCGGTCAGGGCGCTCAGACCGGGCAATTCCAGTTCTTCTTGCATGAACGGATCGGCGGCGGTGTGGACATCAGGGGCGTTCGTGGTCATCCAAGCAGTATGCCCCTTCATGAGAGGGCCTGAACGTAATTTAGGGCCAAAAGTGCGCCATCCTCCACCATTGACAGCCCTATTCACTTTGCACCACTATGTAGTCATGCAAGGCAGAGGTTCGGACGGAAATTTACTGCGCGGCACGTTGGACTTTCTGCTGCTCGCCAGCCTGGAGGCGAGACCGCTGTACGGCCTGCGGATCATCCAGGACGTCCAGGCCACGACCCAGGGACACTTCAACTTCAAGGAAGGCACGCTGTATCCAGCGCTGCACCGCCTGGAGAAACGCGGACTGATCCAGTCAGACCGTCAACCCAGCGACAGCGGCGGCCCGCCCCGCAAGTACTACGAACTGACCGAGGGCGGCAGAACGGAGCTGGCCCGCCAACGTGAGGAACAACGCGCCCATATCGCGGCCCTGCGCCCGTATCTGGAATTTGCATGACCGACGAGGAACGCTTTCTGAACGCCGCCACACGCGGTTTAAGCCGAAAACTGTGTCTGGCTGCGCAGGCAGAATTGCGTTCCCATCTGCATGAGCGGGTTCAGCAACTTGTCATGGCAGGTGAATCAGAGGAAGGGGCGCGGGTTCAGGCCATGCGGGAACTGGGCCCCGCCCCGGCCATCGCCCGCAGCCTGCGCCGGGGCGAACAGGTTCACCCGGCCCTGAGCTTTCTGGCCCTGGGGGCGCTGGCTGCCCTGCTGCTGTTGCCGCTGCCCACGCTATTTTCGGCGCAGTGGCTGGCCGGGGCCGGTTCCAGCACCGCCAGCGTCGCGGAAATGCGCGCCGAGGGAGCCATGACGGTGACTGAAGCTCGGCGTCAACTGCACCCACTGGGGATTGGCCTGACCCGCAAATATGGAAGCTACGTCCTGACCCATGCCGGGCTGCCGGACGCCGAACTGGGGCAAGGCGGGTCAGTCATGTGTTACGGCCCGTACTATTCCGACAATCAGAACACGCCGACGCTGCCGTTTTCACGGACTCCGCGTGATTTCTATATCTCCATGCCCAGCATCCTGTCCTGCGCGAGTCTGGCAGGCTGGCCGCTTGATATCCGGGTGGGGCAAATCTTTTTAGACGAGAAGCCCT comes from the Deinococcus sp. AJ005 genome and includes:
- the glmU gene encoding bifunctional UDP-N-acetylglucosamine diphosphorylase/glucosamine-1-phosphate N-acetyltransferase GlmU, with protein sequence MTAYRRPLDVVILAAGQGTRMNSALPKVLHPVAGRPMVAWAVKAARELGARNVVVVTGHGAEKVEMTLGGQGVVFARQEQRLGTGHAFICGIDVLVDSLQGNGHEDADVLVLYGDTPLLRSGTLEAMLEDHRARGSALTILTGELPDATGYGRIIRDAQGDVVRIVEQKDATPEEEAVGEFNSGVYLMDSRAGELAHRIGNDNAAGEYYLTDLLGLYRAEGEAAHAFKLADPDEVMGANDRTGLAELEAILRRRTNAAHMRAGVTLQDPERISIEDSVQIARDVTLEPGVILRGQTVLAGGVTIGAYSIVTDSVLEAGVVVKPHSVLEGAHVGAGSDVGPFARLRPGSVLGAGVHIGNFVETKNARLDAGVKAGHLAYLGDVSIGAETNVGAGTIVANYDGINKHPSVIGAGVFIGSNSTIIAPRTVGDAAFIAAGSAVHDDIPEGAMAVARGKQRNIEGWSKRYWGGMRDKVEKKLPWLAGWLERQG
- the folE gene encoding GTP cyclohydrolase I FolE, whose translation is MTTNAPDVHTAADPFMQEELELPGLSALTEQWLSAMGEDPTREGLLKTPHRVAKAWNFLTDGYRMTLEEAAGNAVFEAEGSEMVIVKDIEFYSMCEHHMLPFYGRAHIAYIPDGKILGLSKFARIVDLYARRLQVQERITTQLADAVVELLAPKGVAVLMEGTHLCMAMRGVQKQNSSTTTSAMRGVFRDDPRTRAEFMSATQTTLRSR
- a CDS encoding permease prefix domain 1-containing protein, with the translated sequence MTDEERFLNAATRGLSRKLCLAAQAELRSHLHERVQQLVMAGESEEGARVQAMRELGPAPAIARSLRRGEQVHPALSFLALGALAALLLLPLPTLFSAQWLAGAGSSTASVAEMRAEGAMTVTEARRQLHPLGIGLTRKYGSYVLTHAGLPDAELGQGGSVMCYGPYYSDNQNTPTLPFSRTPRDFYISMPSILSCASLAGWPLDIRVGQIFLDEKPFPPMGDENFTYDTREATLGLLYAPAIAASLRQLPREVWFADMEFQTLPTIWPLYSDSPTRTVKLPIPAGTPVLVLVKSWNWVNQIPARNTPNPPAFRTFVNVADQAGQIKLPVDLAFPSKLGEGRNKTIQLHTSLATWETAPPDQNAAILLPLTERISDPVRLEPLKPLQ
- a CDS encoding PadR family transcriptional regulator → MQGRGSDGNLLRGTLDFLLLASLEARPLYGLRIIQDVQATTQGHFNFKEGTLYPALHRLEKRGLIQSDRQPSDSGGPPRKYYELTEGGRTELARQREEQRAHIAALRPYLEFA